The genomic window TGTCATCAACAGGCAATTACCAGTCCCAACATTTTCAAAATCAGTTAAAAGAGGCTGGTTATCTATAAAAACTTCCAGTTTAGAGTTATCCTATAAATTAAATAGTGGGAAGTTTAATCGAGAAAATCTTAAAATTAAATATTTAAACAAAACGGATGCTTTTACCTGGGTCCCGGGGACGAAGCAAATGAATAATTTAAAAGGTACTTATAGAACCCTGGATGGCTTTAACGGTGATACGCATAGAACCAGAAAAACAAAAGTACCATTGGAAGACGGACTGCTTTCTACCGATGGTTGGACTTTAATTGATGATTCCCAATCTTTGATTTTCGATAATTCTGACTGGCCATGGGTAAACAAGCGGGTGAATAATAATGCCCAGGATTGGTATTTTATGGCTTATGGAAAAAATTATACTGCAGCATTGAAGGAATTTACTTTAATTGCCGGAAAGATACCTTTACCTCCCCGTTATGCTTTCGGCTATTGGTGGTCGCGTTATTGGAGTTATTCTGATAATGAATTGAGAAACCTGGTGGGTAATTTTAAAAAATATGATATTCCCCTGGATGTATTGGTTATTGATATGGATTGGCACAATACCGACAGTTTAACAAGCAGGCATGATGAGTTCGGGCAAAAGCAACAATGGACAGGCTGGACATGGAATAAGCGCCTTTTTTCTGATCCGGACGATTTCCTTACCTGGGTAAAGGGGAATCATTTGAAAACAACTTTAAATCTTCACCCTGCATCGGGCATTGCTCCTTATGAAGAACCTTACAAGAGGTTTGCTGAAAAGATGAATTTTGACACCTTAACTCATAAAAATATTCCTTATGAACCTACCAGTAAAAAATTCATGACTAATCTTTTTGATGTGGTTTTACATCCGATGGAGAAAAAAGGGATCAGTTTCTGGTGGCTTGATTGGCAACAATGGTTAAATGACAAGAAGATTCCTGAACTGAGCAATACCTGGTGGTTAAATTATACTTTCTTTACCGATCAGGAAAGAAATTCGGATACCCGGCCTTTGCTTTATCATCGTTGGGGCGGATTAGGAAATCATCGTTATCAGATTGGATTTTCTGGTGATGTCGTAGTTTCTTGGGCTTCACTTAATTTTCAACCCTATTTCACCAACTGTGCTTCGAATGTACTGTATGGATACTGGAGCCACGATATTGGCGGGCATATGTTGACTAAAGATATGAAACAGGAATTGAATCCCGAGCTTTATGTACGCTGGATGCAGTATGGGGGATTTAGTCCCATATTCCGTACGCATACATCTAAAAGCGCTGTTTTAAACAAAGAAATCTGGAATTTCAGGGGCGAGTATTTCGATGCTTTATATAATTCCATCCATCTTCGTTATCAGTTATCTCCATACATTTATACAATGGCCCGTGAAGCTTATGATACCGGCATTTCGCTTTGCCGTCCCATGTATTATTCCTATTCAAGGGAGCCTTTGGCATATACTTACAAAAATCAGT from Bacteroidota bacterium includes these protein-coding regions:
- a CDS encoding glycoside hydrolase family 31 protein, with the translated sequence MSYNIFKNLRVGWMVFLCSILSFSPVFGQTANYPVADPHSVVKMGNVRFTVLTPDLIRMEWDSLQNFNDAASFVVINRQLPVPTFSKSVKRGWLSIKTSSLELSYKLNSGKFNRENLKIKYLNKTDAFTWVPGTKQMNNLKGTYRTLDGFNGDTHRTRKTKVPLEDGLLSTDGWTLIDDSQSLIFDNSDWPWVNKRVNNNAQDWYFMAYGKNYTAALKEFTLIAGKIPLPPRYAFGYWWSRYWSYSDNELRNLVGNFKKYDIPLDVLVIDMDWHNTDSLTSRHDEFGQKQQWTGWTWNKRLFSDPDDFLTWVKGNHLKTTLNLHPASGIAPYEEPYKRFAEKMNFDTLTHKNIPYEPTSKKFMTNLFDVVLHPMEKKGISFWWLDWQQWLNDKKIPELSNTWWLNYTFFTDQERNSDTRPLLYHRWGGLGNHRYQIGFSGDVVVSWASLNFQPYFTNCASNVLYGYWSHDIGGHMLTKDMKQELNPELYVRWMQYGGFSPIFRTHTSKSAVLNKEIWNFRGEYFDALYNSIHLRYQLSPYIYTMAREAYDTGISLCRPMYYSYSREPLAYTYKNQYFFGDDMLVCPITSAMQGGKSDLKLWLPKGNDWYEWCSGTLLKGGQEVNRSFSLDEYPVYVKAGSVIPMYNSSVKNLDENPQNIIIGVFPGGDGTANIYEDNGTNKDYATHFAITRVVSKVNSINRTQEITIYPREGQYQNMTLSRTYTIRLYGAEIPQEIKVNDRKLDFSLTVDSDKWNYDGNELAVNIFLPRDLCSTKQEIKISYSKKDSVNVNTGIKRVFKELTKLVLAKKFEDPAWIVPDYIGNCEETNLKLGYYPEQFYSLIQYFNSNFSKSLDDLNGMKKK